Proteins encoded in a region of the Labrus bergylta chromosome 9, fLabBer1.1, whole genome shotgun sequence genome:
- the st3gal5 gene encoding lactosylceramide alpha-2,3-sialyltransferase isoform X1 has translation MTPSLRAKRFHASAEKLQKFPESSVHENNMRPLKRWGAHRWLLVLCVVLGFLCLVLVYLPLIDTETSKPLDWHVNPAHKKRVHEYVQGVLEGQCRPGSTRHGLLARLPATSSETQPFLWKDVLLDDDLFVYPPPFGFQGFRGKVEDLLKQLPDSASAVQPGNTSNKCCRCVVMGNGGILRDLALGPLIDRFDVIIRLNSGPLGEFSADVGNRTSVRMSYPEGTPLQWVDADPHALFVAVVYKGVDISWISAMINKLAVPLWDWLFFWQKVPSQIPVEPHRFRLLNPHVVRETALHLLKYPAPRPRLWGSDQNVPTIGVSALTLASLLCDEVSLAGFGYNLSQQGAPLHYYDHLSMSAMLQQKMHNVGKETEILQSLVKEGTITDLTGGIHCSFCPS, from the exons gTGGCTGTTGGTGTTGTGTGTGGTTTTAGGTTTCCTGTGTTTGGTGTTAGTCTATCTTCCGCTGATAGACACGGAAACAAGCAAACCTCTGGACTGGCATGTCAATCCTGCTCATAAAAAG CGGGTACATGAGTACGTTCAAGGAGTTCTGGAGGGTCAGTGTCGTCCCGGCAGCACCAGGCATGGCTTGTTAGCTCGTCTTCCTGCCACCAGCAGCGAGACCCAGCCTTTCTTGTGGAAAGACGTGTTGCTTGACGACGACCTCTTTGTGTATCCTCCGCCATTTGGATTTCAAGGATTTCGTGGCAAAGTAGAGGACCTGCTAAAGCAG ttGCCAGACTCTGCCTCCGCAGTCCAGCCAGGAAACacatcaaataaatgttgtcGCTGTGTGGTCATGGGAAATGGAGGCATTCTCCGAGACCTGGCGCTCGGCCCACTGATCGACCGATTTGACGTTATTATCAG GCTGAACAGTGGTCCTCTGGGAGAGTTCAGTGCTGACGTTGGAAATCGAACCAGCGTCAGGATGAGTTACCCGGAGGGCACGCCGCTCCAGTGGGTGGACGCAGACCCACACGCTCTGTTTGTAGCTGTGGTGTATAAGGGAGTGGACATCAGCTGGATCTCTGCAATGATCAACAAGCTGGCTGTG CCTCTGTGGGACTGGCTCTTTTTCTGGCAGAAGGTTCCAAGTCAGATCCCTGTTGAGCCCCACAGGTTCAGACTTCTAAACCCTCATGTCGTCAGAGAGACGGCGCTGCACCTTCTGAAATACCCTGCGCCCAGACCACGCCTGTGGGGCAGCGACCAG AATGTGCCCACCATCGGTGTCTCTGCACTCACTCTAGCCAGTCTTCTGTGTGATGAGGTCAGCCTGGCAGGCTTTGGCTACAATCTGTCCCAGCAGGGGGCACCACTGCACTACTACGACCACCTGTCCATGAGTGCCATGCTGCAGCAGAAGATGCACAATGTGGGCAAGGAGACTGAAATCCTACAAAGCCTTGTCAAAGAGGGAACCATCACTGACCTGACCGGGGGGATTCACTGCTCCTTCTGCCCCAGCTGA
- the st3gal5 gene encoding lactosylceramide alpha-2,3-sialyltransferase isoform X2, protein MRPLKRWGAHRWLLVLCVVLGFLCLVLVYLPLIDTETSKPLDWHVNPAHKKRVHEYVQGVLEGQCRPGSTRHGLLARLPATSSETQPFLWKDVLLDDDLFVYPPPFGFQGFRGKVEDLLKQLPDSASAVQPGNTSNKCCRCVVMGNGGILRDLALGPLIDRFDVIIRLNSGPLGEFSADVGNRTSVRMSYPEGTPLQWVDADPHALFVAVVYKGVDISWISAMINKLAVPLWDWLFFWQKVPSQIPVEPHRFRLLNPHVVRETALHLLKYPAPRPRLWGSDQNVPTIGVSALTLASLLCDEVSLAGFGYNLSQQGAPLHYYDHLSMSAMLQQKMHNVGKETEILQSLVKEGTITDLTGGIHCSFCPS, encoded by the exons gTGGCTGTTGGTGTTGTGTGTGGTTTTAGGTTTCCTGTGTTTGGTGTTAGTCTATCTTCCGCTGATAGACACGGAAACAAGCAAACCTCTGGACTGGCATGTCAATCCTGCTCATAAAAAG CGGGTACATGAGTACGTTCAAGGAGTTCTGGAGGGTCAGTGTCGTCCCGGCAGCACCAGGCATGGCTTGTTAGCTCGTCTTCCTGCCACCAGCAGCGAGACCCAGCCTTTCTTGTGGAAAGACGTGTTGCTTGACGACGACCTCTTTGTGTATCCTCCGCCATTTGGATTTCAAGGATTTCGTGGCAAAGTAGAGGACCTGCTAAAGCAG ttGCCAGACTCTGCCTCCGCAGTCCAGCCAGGAAACacatcaaataaatgttgtcGCTGTGTGGTCATGGGAAATGGAGGCATTCTCCGAGACCTGGCGCTCGGCCCACTGATCGACCGATTTGACGTTATTATCAG GCTGAACAGTGGTCCTCTGGGAGAGTTCAGTGCTGACGTTGGAAATCGAACCAGCGTCAGGATGAGTTACCCGGAGGGCACGCCGCTCCAGTGGGTGGACGCAGACCCACACGCTCTGTTTGTAGCTGTGGTGTATAAGGGAGTGGACATCAGCTGGATCTCTGCAATGATCAACAAGCTGGCTGTG CCTCTGTGGGACTGGCTCTTTTTCTGGCAGAAGGTTCCAAGTCAGATCCCTGTTGAGCCCCACAGGTTCAGACTTCTAAACCCTCATGTCGTCAGAGAGACGGCGCTGCACCTTCTGAAATACCCTGCGCCCAGACCACGCCTGTGGGGCAGCGACCAG AATGTGCCCACCATCGGTGTCTCTGCACTCACTCTAGCCAGTCTTCTGTGTGATGAGGTCAGCCTGGCAGGCTTTGGCTACAATCTGTCCCAGCAGGGGGCACCACTGCACTACTACGACCACCTGTCCATGAGTGCCATGCTGCAGCAGAAGATGCACAATGTGGGCAAGGAGACTGAAATCCTACAAAGCCTTGTCAAAGAGGGAACCATCACTGACCTGACCGGGGGGATTCACTGCTCCTTCTGCCCCAGCTGA
- the st3gal5 gene encoding lactosylceramide alpha-2,3-sialyltransferase isoform X3 — MWLLVLCVVLGFLCLVLVYLPLIDTETSKPLDWHVNPAHKKRVHEYVQGVLEGQCRPGSTRHGLLARLPATSSETQPFLWKDVLLDDDLFVYPPPFGFQGFRGKVEDLLKQLPDSASAVQPGNTSNKCCRCVVMGNGGILRDLALGPLIDRFDVIIRLNSGPLGEFSADVGNRTSVRMSYPEGTPLQWVDADPHALFVAVVYKGVDISWISAMINKLAVPLWDWLFFWQKVPSQIPVEPHRFRLLNPHVVRETALHLLKYPAPRPRLWGSDQNVPTIGVSALTLASLLCDEVSLAGFGYNLSQQGAPLHYYDHLSMSAMLQQKMHNVGKETEILQSLVKEGTITDLTGGIHCSFCPS, encoded by the exons gTGGCTGTTGGTGTTGTGTGTGGTTTTAGGTTTCCTGTGTTTGGTGTTAGTCTATCTTCCGCTGATAGACACGGAAACAAGCAAACCTCTGGACTGGCATGTCAATCCTGCTCATAAAAAG CGGGTACATGAGTACGTTCAAGGAGTTCTGGAGGGTCAGTGTCGTCCCGGCAGCACCAGGCATGGCTTGTTAGCTCGTCTTCCTGCCACCAGCAGCGAGACCCAGCCTTTCTTGTGGAAAGACGTGTTGCTTGACGACGACCTCTTTGTGTATCCTCCGCCATTTGGATTTCAAGGATTTCGTGGCAAAGTAGAGGACCTGCTAAAGCAG ttGCCAGACTCTGCCTCCGCAGTCCAGCCAGGAAACacatcaaataaatgttgtcGCTGTGTGGTCATGGGAAATGGAGGCATTCTCCGAGACCTGGCGCTCGGCCCACTGATCGACCGATTTGACGTTATTATCAG GCTGAACAGTGGTCCTCTGGGAGAGTTCAGTGCTGACGTTGGAAATCGAACCAGCGTCAGGATGAGTTACCCGGAGGGCACGCCGCTCCAGTGGGTGGACGCAGACCCACACGCTCTGTTTGTAGCTGTGGTGTATAAGGGAGTGGACATCAGCTGGATCTCTGCAATGATCAACAAGCTGGCTGTG CCTCTGTGGGACTGGCTCTTTTTCTGGCAGAAGGTTCCAAGTCAGATCCCTGTTGAGCCCCACAGGTTCAGACTTCTAAACCCTCATGTCGTCAGAGAGACGGCGCTGCACCTTCTGAAATACCCTGCGCCCAGACCACGCCTGTGGGGCAGCGACCAG AATGTGCCCACCATCGGTGTCTCTGCACTCACTCTAGCCAGTCTTCTGTGTGATGAGGTCAGCCTGGCAGGCTTTGGCTACAATCTGTCCCAGCAGGGGGCACCACTGCACTACTACGACCACCTGTCCATGAGTGCCATGCTGCAGCAGAAGATGCACAATGTGGGCAAGGAGACTGAAATCCTACAAAGCCTTGTCAAAGAGGGAACCATCACTGACCTGACCGGGGGGATTCACTGCTCCTTCTGCCCCAGCTGA